The sequence GATCGCAGTCCCGAGTTTGTCGCATGAAAACCACTACTTTCTTAGTCCAATCGGCAATCCCGATCCCACTGAGttcatcattggtgaaaccaataggatcccTTTCAGATTAGCCAACCCgaatctaggtcactggaagaatacctttAAATCTTGGCCATCCCTCGAGAAAACTTCACCTGAGAAAAGCTAGACCACATGGTacaagcgtgtatcggctagcaaGCAAACACATTGGGATGAGATTGGAATCGGCTAAGCACTTGCCCTCACTATAGCGAATTTGGCTAAGGATGAACCCCtaatggccgccgccacctatttctggtccaataCCATCAACGCCTTTTTGTTCAACTAAGGGCCGATGACACCAACCCTGATAGATATCATCATGATCATTGGTCTGGATGAgacctcatcggctaaccctatgagtcTGAACACCAAGAATCAGTATGACTTCaggaccaagagcataggcggttggtctggttatgtggcagcatatatgggccaaggatcTGTCACTCCTCGAGAGCATATAGCCTTTCTGCTGATGTGGCTGGAGAAATTTCTTTTCTGTGGATCAAGCTGCGGTCCTACAACCAATTGGCAGTTCGTAGCCGAGGCCTTGGAATCAAAAAGGCAATTCCctttaggcaaaatcctcctcggctatctgTACCAAACGCTGAACAATGCATCAGCTAAGATAGCtgtcggctcagtagttggagcaggtggaccatggtggctgctgcagACTTGGTTAAATTTAGTGGTCATGAAagctgtcaatcggccatccgtGATAGAAGCCGAATTCCCAAGACTAGAGCCAATTATAGAAgacgatggagaagaacgcacccatggcacatgcatgtcatatggagaatatgcatccacaccagccgatgctggagcaaagttatcggctgagctgctcaaagattggttctgcagcttttatgagGGCTTCCAAAAAGATGCCCGAGTCTGGTTTCCTTGTGAAGATTCAGTGCATCTTGATCTCCCATCGGACTTCcgatttgaagacatcaaccaTGAGAGATACCAAAAGTCCAGAGAAGTCTTCTCGGCTGCAAttagcccatgcatccttcctgtcggcattcatcaagggAGGAATATTCAAGTCTCTTATGAATTTTATCATCCGATGAGTTCTGCCAGACAACTTGGGATTGGTCAACTACCAATCTGCTTGTTCTTTGCCAATAAAATTCAATGCCGAGGAGAGATCtcatcaaccttgatgatggatcgggTGTTGAATATCCAAGGACCTCCTTTGGGCAGCATTGAAAATATAGAGCTGGCAACCTTCAGGAGCAGggcatttgacagatggtggggtgaatggaagctgcatctgtTCCATCAATCAGCTtctatgtacatgacagatctcTTTCCGGACGTCATCCCTCAGGTACACCTTGGCTTTAATCTTGCTTGAATAGGTATTAGCCGATTTACAATTTGACTAATTTTCTTTTgacttgcagacaacagaattcTACCCTCCTCATCAAAGCAATAGTGGCAGAGACATCGAATATGCCCCAGGTCTAATTCCAAATGGAGGCGGGCCATCTCTccctgtcatcggctatcatgcccccaaAGACTTCAAGTCTTCTCCAAGGGCTCATTAGAGAACCAGTCGATGctggtaaaaaaaagaaaaaccagagCATCGGCTATAGATCCATCGGCTCCGGCTCCAAAGAAGAAAGCCAAGTCAAAGAAGACCAAGCCAACAGATGATCTacctgccctagatccatccattgaacaagcccTAGATGAAGAAGAGATTGGAGAAGATGTTGATCAAGCTGCAGCCGAAGTGAGTGAGACAGAgaaaacaccatcggcttcgcccaagcaaacccctccaactccttctgccctAGCCCATTTCTCGAGGGTAAATATCTTTCCCTGATTCCCTTTTAGAACCATTTTATTCTCAGCCGATTACTTATTAATCTTGTCTTTGCAGAAAAAGAGAATCgctgtgaagaagaaattgGCAGCAACAACTCTCAaaccggctccaccagtaagatgttCTCAATTTCTCACTAGTCGATCATAGCCAATCTTATCTAACACTTATCTCTTTTTTGCGGCCCCCTCCTCCTACTTCTTCCCCTGTACAACAATCACCAAATGAGCAAACTCCATCGGCTACAGGGAGTCATCATgtcgaagaagaagaataaccagccgctcctgctatcccagtaagtttcccTTTGATACAAGGACTTATATCGGCTATGTCTATTTGGCTTCTAACTCTCCTTAAATTATTCTTGCAGGCCTTAGCCGATttgttctcttttgacatcaagGACTATCTTGATGAAGAAACAGAAGCAGATACCACCAGCATGGCTTTAGCTCCCCTgtccgatgatgtgaagaaaacacttgaagatatttctcatcggctagaggcaTCATCCCTAGACAGCTTGGTGGTCGACTGTGGATCAATTAGGACTCGGCTACATAAAGTTCAAGCTCTGATTCCTGAAGAACTAGCCGATGTCCTCATTCCAGCAGCTTATCTTGAACAGCATCAATTCAAACTGGAGAAGGCCAAGCTGAGATTAGCCGAACGCCGGGAGCGTAGGGATATTGAAGCCACAATCCAAGCCAATCGgcaacttgtgcatgaagagaagtccaagcttgatcagcTATCTGAGGGCTCGATTAAGTCtaatattgatcggcttgaagctcgtaagattgagctcttggcacaactccaagaatgcaatgccgaaCTGGATTTGGAACACaagaagctagccgatctcccacagGCTATCGAAGAACAAAAGGCAAGGttgaaatcggctatcaagaatgtcgcTGATATGACCAAATCCTTAAAAGTTATCCCTGGAACCGACGCCCAAGACacccaagccattgaagaagtagaacaaattaggcagaGGGCTATATCAGCCATCCAACACTACTTGTCTCTGTGATATCTTGtgtaatagacttttagtaaaTTTTTTGTAATCAGCTAAAAAACTCTAGCTCTTTATTGAACTTGTCTTGataatcctttgtgccgattaatattgTGCTAAAAAATTTTGCAACTTTTGCATacatgtgcccc is a genomic window of Oryza glaberrima chromosome 7, OglaRS2, whole genome shotgun sequence containing:
- the LOC127778682 gene encoding uncharacterized protein LOC127778682, encoding MTPTLIDIIMIIGLDETSSANPMSLNTKNQYDFRTKSIGGWSGYVAAYMGQGSVTPREHIAFLLMWLEKFLFCGSSCGPTTNWQFVAEALESKRQFPLGKILLGYLYQTLNNASAKIAVGSVVGAGGPWWLLQTWLNLVVMKAVNRPSVIEAEFPRLEPIIEDDGEERTHGTCMSYGEYASTPADAGAKLSAELLKDWFCSFYEGFQKDARVWFPCEDSVHLDLPSDFRFEDINHERYQKSREVFSAAISPCILPVGIHQGRNIQVSYEFYHPMSSARQLGIGQLPICLFFANKIQCRGEISSTLMMDRVLNIQGPPLGSIENIELATFRSRAFDRWWGEWKLHLFHQSASMYMTDLFPDVIPQTTEFYPPHQSNSGRDIEYAPGLIPNGGGPSLPVIGYHAPKDFKSSPRAH